A window of the Brassica napus cultivar Da-Ae chromosome C5, Da-Ae, whole genome shotgun sequence genome harbors these coding sequences:
- the LOC106429077 gene encoding AP2/ERF and B3 domain-containing transcription factor At1g51120-like has product MDSLKETSHEANTTTDTSVSSDLRLAKRMKPTVSPTATTKYKGVVEQQNGHWGAQIYADHKRIWLGTFKSAAEAAAAYDSASIKLRSFDANSHRNFPWSEITVHEPDFQKSHTTEAVLNMIRDSSYSQKFGDYLIVRSQMVAIANVNIVGSKQSRGGGEESTKCFSCTELFHKELTPSDVGKLNRLVIPKKHAVKHLPFISDDQNEGETGGAAEDVEVVFYDRAMRQWKFRYCYWKSSQSFVFTRGWNGFVKEKNLKEKDVIVFYTCDVPSNFKTLEGQSNKFLMIDVDYFTDKASVEPKEVNKMVHNVSEREMKTENFFGTKVEEETKSEVSKGGFMLFGVRIQ; this is encoded by the coding sequence ATGGATAGCCTCAAGGAGACAAGCCATGAAGCCAACACAACGACAGATACTTCTGTCTCAAGTGACTTGCGCCTGGCCAAACGCATGAAACCTACTGTCTCCCCGACCGCGACAACAAAATACAAAGGTGTGGTTGAGCAACAGAACGGTCACTGGGGCGCTCAGATTTACGCAGACCACAAACGGATTTGGCTTGGAACTTTCAAATCCGCTGCTGAAGCCGCTGCTGCTTATGATAGCGCATCTATCAAGCTCCGAAGCTTCGACGCTAACTCGCACCGGAACTTCCCTTGGTCTGAAATCACGGTCCACGAACCGGACTTTCAAAAAAGCCACACAACGGAAGCTGTGTTGAACATGATCAGAGACAGTTCTTACTCACAGAAGTTCGGAGATTATCTAATAGTAAGATCTCAGATGGTAGCCATCGCCAACGTCAACATCGTGGGATCAAAACAGAgccgaggaggaggagaagaatcaaCCAAGTGTTTCTCTTGCACGGAGCTTTTCCACAAGGAACTGACACCGAGCGATGTTGGGAAGCTCAACAGGCTTGTGATACCTAAGAAGCACGCGGTGAAGCATTTGCCTTTCATAAGCGACGATCAAAACGAGGGCGAAACAGGAGGAGCTGCGGAGGATGTTGAGGTTGTGTTTTATGATAGGGCGATGAGGCAATGGAAGTTTAGGTATTGTTACTGGAAGAGTAGCCAGAGCTTTGTCTTCACTAGGGGATGGAATGGTTTCGTCAAGGAGAAGAATCTAAAGGAGAAAGATGTTATCGTCTTCTACACTTGCGATGTCCCTAGCAATTTCAAGACGTTGGAAGGTCAAAGCAACAAATTCTTGATGATTGATGTTGATTACTTTACAGATAAGGCTTCCGTGGAGCCCAAGGAAGTAAACAAGATGGTTCATAACGTTTCTGAGAGAGAAATGAAAACAGAAAACTTCTTTGGCACGAAGGtagaagaagaaaccaaatcCGAGGTGAGCAAAGGAGGGTTCATGCTGTTTGGTGTTAGGATCCAATAG
- the LOC111206483 gene encoding transcription factor bHLH115, with amino-acid sequence MVFPENTNWLSDYPLIDGVFSHQSPTFPWQIDGSATVTVEEVDGFLCDSDVIKEPGSKKRVKSESYAGPSSKASREKQRRDKLNDKFTELSSILEPGRAPKTDKVAIINDVIRMVNQARDEAQRLKDLNSSLQEKIKELKDEKNELRDEKQKLKIEKDRIEQQLKAINTQPLPAQPCFLPNPPTLSQAQAPGSKLVPYTTYPGFAMWQFMPPAAVDTSQDHVLRPPVA; translated from the exons ATGGTGTTTCCGGAGAACACGAACTGGCTCAGTGATTACCCTTTGATTGATGGTGTTTTCTCTCATCAGAGTCCCACTTTCCCTTGGCAGATCGATGGCTCAGCTACTGTCAC TGTTGAAGAAGTTGATGGCTTCCTTTGTGATTCGGATGTGATCAAAGAACCTGGCTCAAAGAAAAG GGTCAAATCCGAATCTTATGCTGGTCCTAGCTCGAAAGCGTCTAGGGAGAAACAAAGACGCGATAAGCTAAATGACAA ATTTACGGAATTGAGTTCCATATTGGAACCTGGGAGAGCTCCGAAAACAGACAAGGTTGCTATCATCAATGACGTTATCCGCATGGTGAATCAAGCAAGAGACGAAGCACAGAGATTGAAAGACTTGAATTCAAGCCTCCAGGAGAAAATCAAGGAGTTGAAG GATGAGAAGAACGAGCTGCGTGATGAGAAACAGAAGCTGAAGATTGAGAAAGACAGAATCGAGCAGCAACTCAAAGCGATCAACACACAGCCTTTGCCTGCTCAACCTTGTTTCTTACCAAATCCACCAACACTGTCTCAGGCTCAAGCTCCAGGAAGCAAGCTTGTCCCTTACACAACTTATCCTGGCTTTGCCATGTGGCAGTTCATGCCTCCTGCTGCAGTTGATACCTCACAGGACCACGTCCTTCGTCCTCCGGTTGCTTAA
- the LOC111206484 gene encoding probable histone H2A.1, giving the protein MAGRGKTLGSGAVKKATSRSSKAGLQFPVGRIARFLKKGKYAERVGAGAPVYLSAVLEYLAAEVLELAGNAARDNKKTRIVPRHIQLAVRNDEELSKLLGDVTIANGGVMPNIHNLLLPKKAGASSKPSGDDD; this is encoded by the exons ATGGCGGGCCGCGGCAAAACTCTCGGATCCGGGGCTGTGAAGAAGGCAACCTCGAGAAGTAGCAAAGCCGGTCTCCAATTCCCGGTGGGTCGTATCGCTCGTTTCCTGAAGAAAGGCAAGTACGCCGAACGCGTCGGAGCCGGAGCTCCGGTCTACTTATCGGCCGTTCTCGAATACCTCGCCGCGGAG GTATTGGAGTTGGCTGGTAACGCGGCGAGGGATAACAAGAAGACGAGGATTGTTCCGAGGCACATTCAGCTCGCGGTGAGGAACGACGAGGAGTTGAGTAAATTGCTGGGAGATGTTACGATTGCTAACGGAGGAGTGATGCCGAATAttcacaatcttcttcttcctaagAAGGCTGGTGCTTCATCCAAGCCATCTGGGGATGACGATTGA
- the LOC106429032 gene encoding non-structural maintenance of chromosomes element 4 homolog A-like, with amino-acid sequence LEALFGLGLAGKWQRKVKRESEATGEGNGRRDVDESAKKEKQKNKGVDDSVPIDEPPTQDEEQGIYERRILRSQYLALIHKISDSKDDLTRVDSDKFSRIFSEFENLHQKVQKPREQVADAEAFLDIANTIMSSVKSHSTNGVSPAEFVNALVNGFGQTSLGVDETAPVSIKWKDLGLAVCSTVFVSCGCSTMLGPMNTELKERKRAVYRKRTKPGEGVRPEEVDDTQSEEKTDTDKNMAIMFNILRQKKRVRLESLVLNRRSFAQTVENLFALSFLAKDGRVEIIVDKTGSHFSLPRNAPAANLVMSGEVIYNHFVFRFDFKDWKLMSEMVPMGEELMPHREIAIASSSCPSDFPQDSQTTPIRKFSRNRGLVVREDTVVEDSPDIEGDGTRKRCKRRLA; translated from the exons ttggaagCTTTATTTGGTCTGGGGTTGGCGGGAAAATGGCAGAGGAAGGTGAAGCGAGAATCTGAAGCAACCGGCGAAGGCAATGGGAGGAGAGATGTCGACGAGTCTGCGAAGAAGGAGAAGCAGAAGAACAAGGGCGTAGATGACTCTGTCCCAATCGACGAGCCTCCGACTCAGGATGAAGAGCAGGGAATTTATGAGCGGAGGATTCTCAGATCTCAGTATCTCGCTCTTATTCACAAAATCAGCG aTTCTAAAGATGACTTGACGAGGGTCGATTCTGACAAATTCTCCAGAATTTTCAGTGAATTTGAGAACCTGCACCAGAAAG TTCAGAAGCCAAGAGAGCAAGTTGCAGATGCAGAGGCGTTTCTGGATATAGCGAACACCATTATGTCCTCTGTCAAGTCTCACTCTACTAATGGGGTTTCTCCTGCTGAGTTTGTTAATGCTTTGGTCAATGGTTTTGGTCAGACTTCTCTAGGCGTTGATGAAACTGCTCCTGTATCTATCAAATGGAAGGATCTTGGGCTTGCTGTCTGCTCTACTGTTTTTGTATCATGTGGTTGTTCCACTAT GTTGGGACCTATGAATACTGAATTGAAGGAAAGGAAAAGGGCAGTCTACAGAAAGCGTACAAAGCCTGGTGAAGGCGTTCGTCCAGAGGAG GTGGATGATACACAGTCAGAAGAGAAAACTGATACAGACAAGAACATGGCGATAATGTTTAACATCTTACGGCAAAAGAAGCGCGTGAGGCTTGAAAGTTTGGTGCTTAACAGAAGATCATTTGCTCAGACTGTAGAGAATTTGTTCGCTCTATCTTTCTTGGCCAAAGACGGACGAGTAGAGATCATTGTTGATAAGACCGGTTCTCATTTTTCCT TGCCGAGAAACGCACCTGCTGCAAATCTGGTGATGTCAGGGGAAGTCATTTATAACCATTTTGTGTTTAGATTTGATTTCAAAGACTGGAAG CTGATGTCTGAAATGGTGCCGATGGGCGAAGAGCTAATGCCACACAGAGAAATTGCAATCGCTTCATCTTCTTGTCCCTCAGACTTCCCACAAGATTCTCAGACAACGCCAATAAGAAAATTCTCGAGAAACCGAGGTTTGGTTGTACGGGAAGATACTGTTGTTGAAGATTCTCCTGACATCGAGGGGGATGGAACTCGAAAGAGATGTAAGCGGAGACTCGCTTGA